In one Microbacterium invictum genomic region, the following are encoded:
- a CDS encoding DUF2332 domain-containing protein, translating into MRDSDLDRIAVGYRRFADLEASGTSPIYEDWARAIADDPEILALLAELPRRKQQPHLIFACARLLGAPVGPFPPLREWMLAHWPELRAEALVRATQTNEAGRCAVLLPVLSRLLGPLALIEAGASAGLTLYPDRYSYRYDVGGDVRALDPADGPSSAILECTIDEPSVPERLPDVVWRAGIDLNPLDITDPAALTWLETLIWPEHDHRRRRLDAAAAIAAADPPHLEQGDILERVPDLVARAPRDARVVVYHSSVVMYLDAERRAAFADLMRSLDDVTWVSNEGSDVFAEITTKAGVDAGGRNILAVNGEPLALAGTHGQSYEAILGAALRV; encoded by the coding sequence ATGCGCGACTCCGACCTCGACCGCATCGCCGTCGGCTACCGACGGTTCGCCGACCTCGAAGCCAGCGGCACCTCGCCGATCTACGAGGACTGGGCGCGCGCGATCGCGGATGACCCCGAGATCCTCGCGCTCCTCGCCGAACTGCCGCGGCGCAAGCAGCAGCCGCACCTGATCTTCGCCTGCGCGCGCCTGCTCGGCGCGCCCGTCGGGCCGTTCCCGCCGCTCCGAGAATGGATGCTCGCCCACTGGCCGGAGCTCCGCGCGGAGGCGCTCGTGCGCGCGACGCAGACGAACGAGGCGGGGCGGTGCGCGGTGCTTCTGCCCGTGCTCTCGCGGTTGCTCGGTCCGCTCGCCCTCATCGAGGCCGGCGCGTCGGCGGGGCTCACCCTCTACCCCGATCGCTACAGCTACCGCTATGACGTCGGCGGCGACGTGCGCGCGCTCGACCCGGCTGACGGCCCGAGCAGTGCCATCCTCGAATGCACGATCGACGAGCCGAGCGTTCCCGAGAGGCTCCCCGATGTCGTCTGGCGGGCGGGAATCGACCTCAACCCGCTCGATATCACCGACCCCGCCGCCCTCACCTGGCTCGAGACGCTCATCTGGCCCGAGCACGATCATCGTCGTCGGCGCCTGGACGCCGCAGCGGCGATCGCCGCGGCCGACCCGCCGCACCTCGAGCAGGGCGACATCCTCGAGCGTGTTCCCGATCTCGTTGCCCGCGCGCCGCGCGACGCGCGCGTGGTCGTCTATCACAGCTCGGTCGTCATGTACCTCGATGCCGAGCGCCGTGCCGCCTTCGCCGACCTCATGCGCAGCCTCGACGACGTCACCTGGGTGAGCAACGAGGGGTCGGACGTCTTCGCCGAGATCACCACGAAGGCGGGGGTGGATGCCGGTGGGCGCAACATCCTCGCGGTGAACGGCGAACCGCTCGCCCTCGCGGGCACGCACGGGCAGAGCTACGAGGCGATCCTCG